From Labrus bergylta chromosome 22, fLabBer1.1, whole genome shotgun sequence, one genomic window encodes:
- the ppargc1a gene encoding peroxisome proliferator-activated receptor gamma coactivator 1-alpha isoform X13 produces MAWDRCNQDSVWRELECAALVGEDQPLCPDLPELDLSELDVSDLDADSFLGGLKWYSDQSEIISTQYGNEASNLFEKIDEENEANLLAVLTETLDSIPVDEDGLPSFEALADGDVTNASDRSCPSSPDGSPRTPEPEEPSLLKKLLLAPANSQLSYNQYTGGKAQNHAASSNHRIRPPPAVVKMESPWNGKAKGGSSQQNRPVRRPCTELLKYLTATDDILLHTKASDAKSTWGGAGSREKSSLGLGASSSSSSPSSSSTSSFSSLSSTSSSSSTTCKKKSAVPSQQQQQQPQQQQQPQQHHQRGESRAAGECSVGAGKWQRCSHDDGVEESEGASIPVSHRTSTCGHARPKLEHGPPSEEGRPPGDASRLAAARFIRYMHSYSLPPREVSHSCEHCREAAGATQASEGFGRHGRSNSSSARRAPRRHITVTIRKREEKLGHPLLSQLLTSKQRPAQYRAHLPPLKIPPLPSTHSKSAGKRSESPVHADLKVEEEQFGGTPDCRNQAVSQVEQPDLGSLLSPLAFDLKSWVSQPGSELDMGFGLDLGWLNHGEDLDHDDDDDVDDDDDHVTGSPAAALSLSPPSPLFPDTRIAERAPARITQGQGHPHMQALSEHPDDQGHPLLAKPTTLPLPLTPESPNDHKGSPFENKTIERTLSVEIAGTPGLTPPTTPPHKASQENLFKASLKTKLSSCSSSALVCKRARLSESGPGALAPAPGASGGGPTRKGPEQTELYAQLSKASPALPYTQHTAGCGLEEHRGAGNNKRAVPRGYSDHDYCQALAGAKKDGSTATVTMTTAAEITTAAPLPFAGKAEDRHVECKDSAMPASSLSSSSSSSPLSAPCGPLDKQKNFTSVGDKEAVQVHEDTTDGDQLHLSAISRKLLCDQEIRAELNKHFGPPLKALYSPGSKEREPGSKPNKAAVNQPPKAGEDGYYSQRLPGSTYLHPGFLPLQEELELGEGRESRFLYPWEGTPLDLLFDCPPCSPSCSPPSSCSPSRGSVSPPSSLLLSPGRPFSWTGSGSRSRSRSHSGSRSSSSHHRRRSLSSSPDRHPSSWSRHNTDLSTIRSRTQKNPNPQSRSPLSRRPRYDSYEEYQHEKLKREEYRRDYEKREFERAEQREKQKQKAIEERRVVYVGRLRSDCTRTELKRRFEVFGEIEECAVNLRDDGDNFGFITYRYTCDAFAALENGHTLRRSNEPQFELCFGGQKQFCKSHYTDLDSHSDDFDPASTKSKYDSMDFDSLLREAQRSLRR; encoded by the exons ATGGCGTGGGACAGGTGTAACCAGGACTCGGTGTGGAGAGAATTAGAG TGTGCTGCCTTGGTTGGCGAAGACCAGCCCCTCTGCCCAGACCTCCCCGAACTTGACCTCTCAGAGCTGGATGTCAGTGACTTAGACGCAGACAGCTTCCTGGGTGGCCTCAAATGGTACAGCGACCAATCAGAGATCATTTCCACTCAGTATGGCAACGAGGCGTCCAATCTTTTTGAG AAGATAGATGAAGAAAATGAGGCCAACTTGCTGGCAGTGCTTACAGAGACACTGGACAGCATCCCGGTGGATGAGGACGGATTGCCTTCGTTTGAGGCCCTGGCAGATGGGGACGTGACCAATGCCAGTGACCGAAGCTGTCCCTCCTCCCCCGACGGCTCGCCGCGCACCCCAGAGCCTGAGGAGCCTTCCCTG CTGAAGAAGCTCCTTCTGGCACCCGCAAACTCCCAGCTCAGCTATAATCAATACACAGGTGGCAAGGCACAGAACCATGCAGCCAGCAGCAACCACCGGATCAGACCACCACCTGCCGTCGTCAAG ATGGAGAGCCCCTGGAATGGCAAAGCAAAAGGGGGCTCCAGCCAACAGAACCGCCCGGTGAGGCGGCCGTGCACTGAGCTGCTGAAATACCTAACAGCCACAGATGACATCCTGCTCCACACCAAAGCCAGCGACGCCAAGAGCACCTGGGGAGGTGCCGGTAGCAGAGAGAAGAGTAGCCTGGGTCTTGGcgcctcatcctcttcctcgtcGCCATCCTCGTCCTCTAcctcctcgttctcctccctctcctccacctcttcctcctcctccaccacctgcAAGAAGAAGTCAGCCGTACCAtctcaacagcagcagcagcagccgcagcagcagcagcagccgcagcagcatCACCAGCGAGGTGAGAGCCGGGCTGCAGGCGAGTGTAGTGTTGGGGCTGGGAAGTGGCAGCGTTGCTCTCACGATGACGGGGTGGAGGAGTCAGAGGGTGCTTCTATCCCTGTCAGCCACAGAACCTCCACCTGCGGCCATGCCCGCCCCAAACTGGAGCACGGGCCGCCCAGTGAAGAAGGAAGGCCGCCAGGCGATGCGAGCCGCCTGGCCGCCGCTAGGTTTATTAGGTATATGCATTCTTATTCCCTCCCTCCCCGAGAGGTGAGTCACAGCTGTGAGCATTGCCGAGAGGCTGCGGGCGCCACTCAGGCTAGCGAGGGCTTTGGCAGGCATGGCCGTAGTAATAGTAGTAGTGCCCGCCGTGCACCCCGTAGGCACATCACAGTGACTATTAGAAAAAGGGAAGAGAAGCTGGGCCACCCCTTACTTAGCCAGCTGCTCACCTCCAAACAGAGGCCCGCTCAATATCGAGCCCACTTACCCCCACTTAAGATCCCCCCTTTACCCAGCACCCACAGCAAATCAGCAGGTAAGAGGTCTGAGAGCCCTGTCCATGCTGAtttaaaggtggaggaggaacagTTTGGAGGGACCCCTGATTGTAGAAACCAGGCAGTTAGTCAAGTTGAACAGCCTGACTTGGGGTCCCTGTTGTCGCCTCTCGCCTTCGACTTAAAGAGCTGGGTTAGCCAGCCTGGCTCAGAACTAGACATGGGCTTTGGACTAGATCTGGGGTGGCTAAACCATGGGGAGGATCTTgaccatgatgatgatgatgatgttgatgatgatgatgaccatGTCACGGGCAGCCCCGCAGCGGCGCTCTCACTGAGCCCACCAAGCCCACTCTTCCCAGATACTAGAATTGCAGAGCGCGCCCCTGCCCGCATCACACAAGGGCAAGGGCACCCACACATGCAGGCACTGAGCGAGCACCCCGACGACCAGGGCCACCCGTTGTTAG CCAAACCAACCACCTTGCCACTTCCTTTGACCCCAGAGTCTCCAAA TGACCACAAGGGATCACCGTTTGAGAACAAAACCATTGAACGCACATTAAGTGTGGAGATTGCTGGAACCCCAG GTCTGACACCACCTACCACGCCCCCACACAAAGCCAGTCAAGAGAATCTTTTCAAAGCATCGCTCAAAACCAAGTTGTCTTCATGTTCCTCCTCGGCCTTGGTGTGCAAAAGAGCAAGGCTGAGCGAGTCGGGCCCCGGCGCTCTGGCCCCGGCCCCAGGTGCCTCAGGCGGGGGCCCCACAAGAAAGGGCCCCGAACAGACTGAGCTTTATGCCCAGCTGAGCAAAGCGTCCCCCGCCCTCCCTTACACCCAGCACACAGCGGGGTGTGGCCTCGAGGAGCATCGTGGCGCTGGCAACAATAAGCGGGCAGTGCCGCGCGGTTACAGTGACCATGACTATTGCCAGGCGTTGGCTGGCGCTAAGAAGGACGGCAGCACAGccactgttaccatgacgacagcagcagaaataacCACCGCTGCTCCTTTGCCTTTTGCTGGCAAAGCAGAGGACAGGCATGTCGAATGTAAGGACTCAGCCATGCCAGCGTCCTCCTTatcatcctcatcttcatcttctccATTATCAGCTCCATGTGGTCCTCTGGATAAGCAGAagaacttcacctctgtggGTGATAAAGAAGCAGTCCAGGTCCATGAAGACACCACAGATGGGGACCAACTACACCTCTCTGCCATCAGCCGGAAGCTTCTGTGCGATCAGGAAATCAGAGCAGAACTCAATAAGCACTTTGGACCCCCCTTAAAAGCCCTTTACAGCCCGGGTAGCAAGGAGAGAGAACCAGGTAGCAAACCCAATAAAGCTGCGGTCAATCAGCCCCCCAAGGCGGGAGAGGATGGCTACTACTCCCAAAGGCTGCCTGGCTCCACCTACCTGCACCCGGGATTCCTCCCCTTACAAGAAGAGCTCGAGCTCGGCGAGGGCCGTGAGAGTCGCTTCCTATATCCATGGGAGGGCACTCCACTGGACCTACTCTTTGACTGCCCCCCATGCTCTCCCTCCTGCTCCCCACCATCCAGCTGCTCCCCCTCACGAGGCTCCGTCTCCCCTCCGTCCTCCCTACTCCTCTCGCCGGGCAGGCCTTTCTCCTGGACAGGCAGCGGCTCACGCTCCCGTTCCCGTTCCCACTCCGGCTCTCGCAGCTCCTCCTCGCACCACCGGAGGCGATCCCTCTCCAGCTCACCCGACAGACACCCCTCCTCCTG gTCCCGTCACAACACAGATTTGAGCACTATTCGTTCCAGGACTCAGAAGAACCCCAACCCTCAGTCTCGATCTCCTCTCAGCCGCAGGCCAAG GTATGACAGCTATGAGGAATACCAGCATGAGAAGCTGAAGAGGGAGGAGTACCGGCGGGACTACGAGAAGCGGGAGTTTGAACGGGCCGAGCAGCGAGAGAAGCAAAAGCAAAAAGCAATA gaggagagacgggTGGTGTACGTGGGGCGACTGAGGTCCGACTGCACCCGGACAGAGTTGAAGCGTCGCTTTGAAGTCTTTGGCGAGATTGAAGAATGTGCAGTGAACTTGAGGGACGATGG GGACAATTTTGGCTTCATCACGTACCGCTACACTTGTGACGCCTTTGCCGCCCTTGAGAACGGACACACCTTACGCAGGTCAAACGAGCCTCAGTTCGAGCTGTGTTTCGGCGGGCAGAAGCAGTTCTGCAAATCACATTACACAGACTTAG
- the ppargc1a gene encoding peroxisome proliferator-activated receptor gamma coactivator 1-alpha isoform X12 has product MAWDRCNQDSVWRELECAALVGEDQPLCPDLPELDLSELDVSDLDADSFLGGLKWYSDQSEIISTQYGNEASNLFEIDEENEANLLAVLTETLDSIPVDEDGLPSFEALADGDVTNASDRSCPSSPDGSPRTPEPEEPSLLKKLLLAPANSQLSYNQYTGGKAQNHAASSNHRIRPPPAVVKMESPWNGKAKGGSSQQNRPVRRPCTELLKYLTATDDILLHTKASDAKSTWGGAGSREKSSLGLGASSSSSSPSSSSTSSFSSLSSTSSSSSTTCKKKSAVPSQQQQQQPQQQQQPQQHHQRGESRAAGECSVGAGKWQRCSHDDGVEESEGASIPVSHRTSTCGHARPKLEHGPPSEEGRPPGDASRLAAARFIRYMHSYSLPPREVSHSCEHCREAAGATQASEGFGRHGRSNSSSARRAPRRHITVTIRKREEKLGHPLLSQLLTSKQRPAQYRAHLPPLKIPPLPSTHSKSAGKRSESPVHADLKVEEEQFGGTPDCRNQAVSQVEQPDLGSLLSPLAFDLKSWVSQPGSELDMGFGLDLGWLNHGEDLDHDDDDDVDDDDDHVTGSPAAALSLSPPSPLFPDTRIAERAPARITQGQGHPHMQALSEHPDDQGHPLLAKPTTLPLPLTPESPNDHKGSPFENKTIERTLSVEIAGTPGLTPPTTPPHKASQENLFKASLKTKLSSCSSSALVCKRARLSESGPGALAPAPGASGGGPTRKGPEQTELYAQLSKASPALPYTQHTAGCGLEEHRGAGNNKRAVPRGYSDHDYCQALAGAKKDGSTATVTMTTAAEITTAAPLPFAGKAEDRHVECKDSAMPASSLSSSSSSSPLSAPCGPLDKQKNFTSVGDKEAVQVHEDTTDGDQLHLSAISRKLLCDQEIRAELNKHFGPPLKALYSPGSKEREPGSKPNKAAVNQPPKAGEDGYYSQRLPGSTYLHPGFLPLQEELELGEGRESRFLYPWEGTPLDLLFDCPPCSPSCSPPSSCSPSRGSVSPPSSLLLSPGRPFSWTGSGSRSRSRSHSGSRSSSSHHRRRSLSSSPDRHPSSWSRHNTDLSTIRSRTQKNPNPQSRSPLSRRPRYDSYEEYQHEKLKREEYRRDYEKREFERAEQREKQKQKAIEERRVVYVGRLRSDCTRTELKRRFEVFGEIEECAVNLRDDGDNFGFITYRYTCDAFAALENGHTLRRSNEPQFELCFGGQKQFCKSHYTDLDSHSDDFDPASTKSKYDSMDFDSLLREAQRSLRR; this is encoded by the exons ATGGCGTGGGACAGGTGTAACCAGGACTCGGTGTGGAGAGAATTAGAG TGTGCTGCCTTGGTTGGCGAAGACCAGCCCCTCTGCCCAGACCTCCCCGAACTTGACCTCTCAGAGCTGGATGTCAGTGACTTAGACGCAGACAGCTTCCTGGGTGGCCTCAAATGGTACAGCGACCAATCAGAGATCATTTCCACTCAGTATGGCAACGAGGCGTCCAATCTTTTTGAG ATAGATGAAGAAAATGAGGCCAACTTGCTGGCAGTGCTTACAGAGACACTGGACAGCATCCCGGTGGATGAGGACGGATTGCCTTCGTTTGAGGCCCTGGCAGATGGGGACGTGACCAATGCCAGTGACCGAAGCTGTCCCTCCTCCCCCGACGGCTCGCCGCGCACCCCAGAGCCTGAGGAGCCTTCCCTG CTGAAGAAGCTCCTTCTGGCACCCGCAAACTCCCAGCTCAGCTATAATCAATACACAGGTGGCAAGGCACAGAACCATGCAGCCAGCAGCAACCACCGGATCAGACCACCACCTGCCGTCGTCAAG ATGGAGAGCCCCTGGAATGGCAAAGCAAAAGGGGGCTCCAGCCAACAGAACCGCCCGGTGAGGCGGCCGTGCACTGAGCTGCTGAAATACCTAACAGCCACAGATGACATCCTGCTCCACACCAAAGCCAGCGACGCCAAGAGCACCTGGGGAGGTGCCGGTAGCAGAGAGAAGAGTAGCCTGGGTCTTGGcgcctcatcctcttcctcgtcGCCATCCTCGTCCTCTAcctcctcgttctcctccctctcctccacctcttcctcctcctccaccacctgcAAGAAGAAGTCAGCCGTACCAtctcaacagcagcagcagcagccgcagcagcagcagcagccgcagcagcatCACCAGCGAGGTGAGAGCCGGGCTGCAGGCGAGTGTAGTGTTGGGGCTGGGAAGTGGCAGCGTTGCTCTCACGATGACGGGGTGGAGGAGTCAGAGGGTGCTTCTATCCCTGTCAGCCACAGAACCTCCACCTGCGGCCATGCCCGCCCCAAACTGGAGCACGGGCCGCCCAGTGAAGAAGGAAGGCCGCCAGGCGATGCGAGCCGCCTGGCCGCCGCTAGGTTTATTAGGTATATGCATTCTTATTCCCTCCCTCCCCGAGAGGTGAGTCACAGCTGTGAGCATTGCCGAGAGGCTGCGGGCGCCACTCAGGCTAGCGAGGGCTTTGGCAGGCATGGCCGTAGTAATAGTAGTAGTGCCCGCCGTGCACCCCGTAGGCACATCACAGTGACTATTAGAAAAAGGGAAGAGAAGCTGGGCCACCCCTTACTTAGCCAGCTGCTCACCTCCAAACAGAGGCCCGCTCAATATCGAGCCCACTTACCCCCACTTAAGATCCCCCCTTTACCCAGCACCCACAGCAAATCAGCAGGTAAGAGGTCTGAGAGCCCTGTCCATGCTGAtttaaaggtggaggaggaacagTTTGGAGGGACCCCTGATTGTAGAAACCAGGCAGTTAGTCAAGTTGAACAGCCTGACTTGGGGTCCCTGTTGTCGCCTCTCGCCTTCGACTTAAAGAGCTGGGTTAGCCAGCCTGGCTCAGAACTAGACATGGGCTTTGGACTAGATCTGGGGTGGCTAAACCATGGGGAGGATCTTgaccatgatgatgatgatgatgttgatgatgatgatgaccatGTCACGGGCAGCCCCGCAGCGGCGCTCTCACTGAGCCCACCAAGCCCACTCTTCCCAGATACTAGAATTGCAGAGCGCGCCCCTGCCCGCATCACACAAGGGCAAGGGCACCCACACATGCAGGCACTGAGCGAGCACCCCGACGACCAGGGCCACCCGTTGTTAG CCAAACCAACCACCTTGCCACTTCCTTTGACCCCAGAGTCTCCAAA TGACCACAAGGGATCACCGTTTGAGAACAAAACCATTGAACGCACATTAAGTGTGGAGATTGCTGGAACCCCAG GTCTGACACCACCTACCACGCCCCCACACAAAGCCAGTCAAGAGAATCTTTTCAAAGCATCGCTCAAAACCAAGTTGTCTTCATGTTCCTCCTCGGCCTTGGTGTGCAAAAGAGCAAGGCTGAGCGAGTCGGGCCCCGGCGCTCTGGCCCCGGCCCCAGGTGCCTCAGGCGGGGGCCCCACAAGAAAGGGCCCCGAACAGACTGAGCTTTATGCCCAGCTGAGCAAAGCGTCCCCCGCCCTCCCTTACACCCAGCACACAGCGGGGTGTGGCCTCGAGGAGCATCGTGGCGCTGGCAACAATAAGCGGGCAGTGCCGCGCGGTTACAGTGACCATGACTATTGCCAGGCGTTGGCTGGCGCTAAGAAGGACGGCAGCACAGccactgttaccatgacgacagcagcagaaataacCACCGCTGCTCCTTTGCCTTTTGCTGGCAAAGCAGAGGACAGGCATGTCGAATGTAAGGACTCAGCCATGCCAGCGTCCTCCTTatcatcctcatcttcatcttctccATTATCAGCTCCATGTGGTCCTCTGGATAAGCAGAagaacttcacctctgtggGTGATAAAGAAGCAGTCCAGGTCCATGAAGACACCACAGATGGGGACCAACTACACCTCTCTGCCATCAGCCGGAAGCTTCTGTGCGATCAGGAAATCAGAGCAGAACTCAATAAGCACTTTGGACCCCCCTTAAAAGCCCTTTACAGCCCGGGTAGCAAGGAGAGAGAACCAGGTAGCAAACCCAATAAAGCTGCGGTCAATCAGCCCCCCAAGGCGGGAGAGGATGGCTACTACTCCCAAAGGCTGCCTGGCTCCACCTACCTGCACCCGGGATTCCTCCCCTTACAAGAAGAGCTCGAGCTCGGCGAGGGCCGTGAGAGTCGCTTCCTATATCCATGGGAGGGCACTCCACTGGACCTACTCTTTGACTGCCCCCCATGCTCTCCCTCCTGCTCCCCACCATCCAGCTGCTCCCCCTCACGAGGCTCCGTCTCCCCTCCGTCCTCCCTACTCCTCTCGCCGGGCAGGCCTTTCTCCTGGACAGGCAGCGGCTCACGCTCCCGTTCCCGTTCCCACTCCGGCTCTCGCAGCTCCTCCTCGCACCACCGGAGGCGATCCCTCTCCAGCTCACCCGACAGACACCCCTCCTCCTG gTCCCGTCACAACACAGATTTGAGCACTATTCGTTCCAGGACTCAGAAGAACCCCAACCCTCAGTCTCGATCTCCTCTCAGCCGCAGGCCAAG GTATGACAGCTATGAGGAATACCAGCATGAGAAGCTGAAGAGGGAGGAGTACCGGCGGGACTACGAGAAGCGGGAGTTTGAACGGGCCGAGCAGCGAGAGAAGCAAAAGCAAAAAGCAATA gaggagagacgggTGGTGTACGTGGGGCGACTGAGGTCCGACTGCACCCGGACAGAGTTGAAGCGTCGCTTTGAAGTCTTTGGCGAGATTGAAGAATGTGCAGTGAACTTGAGGGACGATGG GGACAATTTTGGCTTCATCACGTACCGCTACACTTGTGACGCCTTTGCCGCCCTTGAGAACGGACACACCTTACGCAGGTCAAACGAGCCTCAGTTCGAGCTGTGTTTCGGCGGGCAGAAGCAGTTCTGCAAATCACATTACACAGACTTAG
- the ppargc1a gene encoding peroxisome proliferator-activated receptor gamma coactivator 1-alpha isoform X5, with translation MAWDRCNQDSVWRELECAALVGEDQPLCPDLPELDLSELDVSDLDADSFLGGLKWYSDQSEIISTQYGNEASNLFEIDEENEANLLAVLTETLDSIPVDEDGLPSFEALADGDVTNASDRSCPSSPDGSPRTPEPEEPSLLKKLLLAPANSQLSYNQYTGGKAQNHAASSNHRIRPPPAVVKMESPWNGKAKGGSSQQNRPVRRPCTELLKYLTATDDILLHTKASDAKSTWGGAGSREKSSLGLGASSSSSSPSSSSTSSFSSLSSTSSSSSTTCKKKSAVPSQQQQQQPQQQQQPQQHHQRGESRAAGECSVGAGKWQRCSHDDGVEESEGASIPVSHRTSTCGHARPKLEHGPPSEEGRPPGDASRLAAARFIRYMHSYSLPPREVSHSCEHCREAAGATQASEGFGRHGRSNSSSARRAPRRHITVTIRKREEKLGHPLLSQLLTSKQRPAQYRAHLPPLKIPPLPSTHSKSAGKRSESPVHADLKVEEEQFGGTPDCRNQAVSQVEQPDLGSLLSPLAFDLKSWVSQPGSELDMGFGLDLGWLNHGEDLDHDDDDDVDDDDDHVTGSPAAALSLSPPSPLFPDTRIAERAPARITQGQGHPHMQALSEHPDDQGHPLLAKPTTLPLPLTPESPNDHKGSPFENKTIERTLSVEIAGTPGLTPPTTPPHKASQENLFKASLKTKLSSCSSSALVCKRARLSESGPGALAPAPGASGGGPTRKGPEQTELYAQLSKASPALPYTQHTAGCGLEEHRGAGNNKRAVPRGYSDHDYCQALAGAKKDGSTATVTMTTAAEITTAAPLPFAGKAEDRHVECKDSAMPASSLSSSSSSSPLSAPCGPLDKQKNFTSVGDKEAVQVHEDTTDGDQLHLSAISRKLLCDQEIRAELNKHFGPPLKALYSPGSKEREPGSKPNKAAVNQPPKAGEDGYYSQRLPGSTYLHPGFLPLQEELELGEGRESRFLYPWEGTPLDLLFDCPPCSPSCSPPSSCSPSRGSVSPPSSLLLSPGRPFSWTGSGSRSRSRSHSGSRSSSSHHRRRSLSSSPDRHPSSWSRHNTDLSTIRSRTQKNPNPQSRSPLSRRPRYDSYEEYQHEKLKREEYRRDYEKREFERAEQREKQKQKAIQEERRVVYVGRLRSDCTRTELKRRFEVFGEIEECAVNLRDDGDNFGFITYRYTCDAFAALENGHTLRRSNEPQFELCFGGQKQFCKSHYTDLDSHSDDFDPASTKSKYDSMDFDSLLREAQRSLRR, from the exons ATGGCGTGGGACAGGTGTAACCAGGACTCGGTGTGGAGAGAATTAGAG TGTGCTGCCTTGGTTGGCGAAGACCAGCCCCTCTGCCCAGACCTCCCCGAACTTGACCTCTCAGAGCTGGATGTCAGTGACTTAGACGCAGACAGCTTCCTGGGTGGCCTCAAATGGTACAGCGACCAATCAGAGATCATTTCCACTCAGTATGGCAACGAGGCGTCCAATCTTTTTGAG ATAGATGAAGAAAATGAGGCCAACTTGCTGGCAGTGCTTACAGAGACACTGGACAGCATCCCGGTGGATGAGGACGGATTGCCTTCGTTTGAGGCCCTGGCAGATGGGGACGTGACCAATGCCAGTGACCGAAGCTGTCCCTCCTCCCCCGACGGCTCGCCGCGCACCCCAGAGCCTGAGGAGCCTTCCCTG CTGAAGAAGCTCCTTCTGGCACCCGCAAACTCCCAGCTCAGCTATAATCAATACACAGGTGGCAAGGCACAGAACCATGCAGCCAGCAGCAACCACCGGATCAGACCACCACCTGCCGTCGTCAAG ATGGAGAGCCCCTGGAATGGCAAAGCAAAAGGGGGCTCCAGCCAACAGAACCGCCCGGTGAGGCGGCCGTGCACTGAGCTGCTGAAATACCTAACAGCCACAGATGACATCCTGCTCCACACCAAAGCCAGCGACGCCAAGAGCACCTGGGGAGGTGCCGGTAGCAGAGAGAAGAGTAGCCTGGGTCTTGGcgcctcatcctcttcctcgtcGCCATCCTCGTCCTCTAcctcctcgttctcctccctctcctccacctcttcctcctcctccaccacctgcAAGAAGAAGTCAGCCGTACCAtctcaacagcagcagcagcagccgcagcagcagcagcagccgcagcagcatCACCAGCGAGGTGAGAGCCGGGCTGCAGGCGAGTGTAGTGTTGGGGCTGGGAAGTGGCAGCGTTGCTCTCACGATGACGGGGTGGAGGAGTCAGAGGGTGCTTCTATCCCTGTCAGCCACAGAACCTCCACCTGCGGCCATGCCCGCCCCAAACTGGAGCACGGGCCGCCCAGTGAAGAAGGAAGGCCGCCAGGCGATGCGAGCCGCCTGGCCGCCGCTAGGTTTATTAGGTATATGCATTCTTATTCCCTCCCTCCCCGAGAGGTGAGTCACAGCTGTGAGCATTGCCGAGAGGCTGCGGGCGCCACTCAGGCTAGCGAGGGCTTTGGCAGGCATGGCCGTAGTAATAGTAGTAGTGCCCGCCGTGCACCCCGTAGGCACATCACAGTGACTATTAGAAAAAGGGAAGAGAAGCTGGGCCACCCCTTACTTAGCCAGCTGCTCACCTCCAAACAGAGGCCCGCTCAATATCGAGCCCACTTACCCCCACTTAAGATCCCCCCTTTACCCAGCACCCACAGCAAATCAGCAGGTAAGAGGTCTGAGAGCCCTGTCCATGCTGAtttaaaggtggaggaggaacagTTTGGAGGGACCCCTGATTGTAGAAACCAGGCAGTTAGTCAAGTTGAACAGCCTGACTTGGGGTCCCTGTTGTCGCCTCTCGCCTTCGACTTAAAGAGCTGGGTTAGCCAGCCTGGCTCAGAACTAGACATGGGCTTTGGACTAGATCTGGGGTGGCTAAACCATGGGGAGGATCTTgaccatgatgatgatgatgatgttgatgatgatgatgaccatGTCACGGGCAGCCCCGCAGCGGCGCTCTCACTGAGCCCACCAAGCCCACTCTTCCCAGATACTAGAATTGCAGAGCGCGCCCCTGCCCGCATCACACAAGGGCAAGGGCACCCACACATGCAGGCACTGAGCGAGCACCCCGACGACCAGGGCCACCCGTTGTTAG CCAAACCAACCACCTTGCCACTTCCTTTGACCCCAGAGTCTCCAAA TGACCACAAGGGATCACCGTTTGAGAACAAAACCATTGAACGCACATTAAGTGTGGAGATTGCTGGAACCCCAG GTCTGACACCACCTACCACGCCCCCACACAAAGCCAGTCAAGAGAATCTTTTCAAAGCATCGCTCAAAACCAAGTTGTCTTCATGTTCCTCCTCGGCCTTGGTGTGCAAAAGAGCAAGGCTGAGCGAGTCGGGCCCCGGCGCTCTGGCCCCGGCCCCAGGTGCCTCAGGCGGGGGCCCCACAAGAAAGGGCCCCGAACAGACTGAGCTTTATGCCCAGCTGAGCAAAGCGTCCCCCGCCCTCCCTTACACCCAGCACACAGCGGGGTGTGGCCTCGAGGAGCATCGTGGCGCTGGCAACAATAAGCGGGCAGTGCCGCGCGGTTACAGTGACCATGACTATTGCCAGGCGTTGGCTGGCGCTAAGAAGGACGGCAGCACAGccactgttaccatgacgacagcagcagaaataacCACCGCTGCTCCTTTGCCTTTTGCTGGCAAAGCAGAGGACAGGCATGTCGAATGTAAGGACTCAGCCATGCCAGCGTCCTCCTTatcatcctcatcttcatcttctccATTATCAGCTCCATGTGGTCCTCTGGATAAGCAGAagaacttcacctctgtggGTGATAAAGAAGCAGTCCAGGTCCATGAAGACACCACAGATGGGGACCAACTACACCTCTCTGCCATCAGCCGGAAGCTTCTGTGCGATCAGGAAATCAGAGCAGAACTCAATAAGCACTTTGGACCCCCCTTAAAAGCCCTTTACAGCCCGGGTAGCAAGGAGAGAGAACCAGGTAGCAAACCCAATAAAGCTGCGGTCAATCAGCCCCCCAAGGCGGGAGAGGATGGCTACTACTCCCAAAGGCTGCCTGGCTCCACCTACCTGCACCCGGGATTCCTCCCCTTACAAGAAGAGCTCGAGCTCGGCGAGGGCCGTGAGAGTCGCTTCCTATATCCATGGGAGGGCACTCCACTGGACCTACTCTTTGACTGCCCCCCATGCTCTCCCTCCTGCTCCCCACCATCCAGCTGCTCCCCCTCACGAGGCTCCGTCTCCCCTCCGTCCTCCCTACTCCTCTCGCCGGGCAGGCCTTTCTCCTGGACAGGCAGCGGCTCACGCTCCCGTTCCCGTTCCCACTCCGGCTCTCGCAGCTCCTCCTCGCACCACCGGAGGCGATCCCTCTCCAGCTCACCCGACAGACACCCCTCCTCCTG gTCCCGTCACAACACAGATTTGAGCACTATTCGTTCCAGGACTCAGAAGAACCCCAACCCTCAGTCTCGATCTCCTCTCAGCCGCAGGCCAAG GTATGACAGCTATGAGGAATACCAGCATGAGAAGCTGAAGAGGGAGGAGTACCGGCGGGACTACGAGAAGCGGGAGTTTGAACGGGCCGAGCAGCGAGAGAAGCAAAAGCAAAAAGCAATA caggaggagagacgggTGGTGTACGTGGGGCGACTGAGGTCCGACTGCACCCGGACAGAGTTGAAGCGTCGCTTTGAAGTCTTTGGCGAGATTGAAGAATGTGCAGTGAACTTGAGGGACGATGG GGACAATTTTGGCTTCATCACGTACCGCTACACTTGTGACGCCTTTGCCGCCCTTGAGAACGGACACACCTTACGCAGGTCAAACGAGCCTCAGTTCGAGCTGTGTTTCGGCGGGCAGAAGCAGTTCTGCAAATCACATTACACAGACTTAG